The genomic segment CCCCCatacccctttaaaaaaaaaaaaaaaaagccaacaacaTTCTATTTCACTTCTACAGAATCTGCATTAGGTGCAAATTCTAGTTTACCACAGAAAAGCCTAATTCCCACCCTCCTCACCGCTTCAAAGATGTATATACATATTGTTTTGCAGTATGCACATGTTCCTGCAGCttagccttcagaaagcttgcaCAAGAGGGGCTTATTTGCTCTTAAAGCAGGTGTGTGCATTGGGGATGGATAATGGTCTCTGCAGGGGCTGACTTACACAAACATACAAACATTCCCTCTCTCCTTGGCCATGTCCTGGTAATCCTCTTCCTGGCTGAAAGGCCCCACAGAACAgccttttcaacattttttccccattggaGCAAGAACTAGGGTACCATCTTCACTCTTGCAACGTTGTGGGTTTGTGCTTAGCTTTTCTGGCTTGCTCAGATGCACAAGTTAAAGTCATGCTACAGTTGACTTCAATCAAGCTGGCTTTTCAAAATAAAGACTTTCTATTTGGAGTTTGATAGATTTTATATTTTTAGAACAAACTGCACTGaatcagttttggtttttaaCACTCTACAATTTTCAAAATAGTCAATTTCTCTTTTGCTGTTAATATCCGATAAAACAGTTCATTATAAGTATAGGCCCCAATCTTATCTACATGCTTAAAATTCCTTTAAGCCTCTACACTTTTGTTTTCCAAGATTGGGAGTCCATAGTAAATTTTATCAGGACATTATTTCCCCTTTTTGTACAAGTTCTGATCATTTAATAAAGCATTGTATGCTCTACTATTGCCAAAAGCCATCTCAGGCTTTGAGAGGTtgatgaaaagaaaaaatagaatTCTAAcagtaaaaattaatttttatgtaATCTACCAGATAAATGCCTTTGTTACAGCGCGTGACATGGTAAGTGTAAGTAACTGCTAGCTGTTACCTAGAAATTTTGTTCCCTCATGCATCTTTAAAGTCTGGTTAACAACCCATGATTTGTCTACTGCATTATCTCAAATATGACAAATGGGGAAATCTGTATATCTGTTGAGCAATCTTGATCATGGAAATTAGGATAAATCTATTTTGCACTATTAGGCCAAAGATACACTTAACATTATTTCACCCATTAaccctgttaaaaaaaaagaagaaaaaaaaagaaaaaagaaagtacatTGTATCTAGATAGACAAAATAAATGGATTCATGTTCTACTTTACCACTAAAACCTTAAAGCACCTTACTTCAGAGGATGCATGGCCTTGTCCCTAATGCTGCTCTAGAATCAAATTCTAAAGCTACAATAACTCCAGTGGATCAGtatttccttcattttttttttattacagcatGTTTGCTAAATTTACAGCAAGCACAAAATAAGCTGGGTCTTTAGTTATTTTGATCAAAACATTGATGTTTTAAAGGTAGTACACAATATTTGTTAAAAAGAACATATAAAAATACCTTTTTAGAAGCCCCTATATGAAAGAAAATACAAAGTTTAATCCCACaacttttctctgctagagcTGCACGCTACTGCTAGTTTTAAATAgactttgttgtttttaaactataCATCCAGGAAAGTCTACAAAATTAAAGGAACGTGCATATAAATGATTGCATAGCAGAACATGAACATTAACTGCAAAGAGTAAAGAAAAAAGTTAGAAATACTATCAAGTATACAAAGGTTCTAGAATCAACCCCTTAAGCACATTCAACAGCCAGTATTGCTGTCTGTTTCCTCAAAGGCCCTGCTGAAATTACTAAATCCAAAACCTAAAAGTAATTCTCTAAAAAGGAAACTTTTTCACCAACATCTTCACACACTACTATACAGACAGCAAGGAACATAAGGTGTTTGACACTGgcttgtttttttcctatttaaattCAAAGCCAGAAGCCATTTTCTTAACAAAACATCTTGCCTTCCAGAGAAATACTTGTGAGATTACATACTGGTATTGTACTATTTTTCACATCAGTTTACTCAAGATACTGTATTTGTGATAAACAAAATAGCTAGAGATGCAGCTCTAATTCACACCCAACTTGAAAGATTTGTCCTTACgtaatttaaaatgaaaccttGTAACCAAAGCCCTATCCAGTCTGGGGACGAAGGGATGTAATTTAGGCTTGTTTGACTAGATAAATCTTGAAGTGTAAAAGCAATCCTTTAGTTATTCACAAATAGAGAGATGGCTAGAGTTTGATATCTATGAATGCACCAACTAACCACAAGAGTAATTGGCATAAAAGTTTAGTTCTTatatactgtacacacacaactTGAAACAATCTACTTGCATCTAACAGCAGGAAACTAAGCAATTTATGATTAACTGCTCACTAAAATTTAGAATAGATACAAAAACTGAATAAAATGTACACACATTAACCTAATATTGTAGCTGCTCTGTCATTTGCTTAAATGTGAccttaatattttcaaatgtatatGTTTTTGTTAAACAGCTAATATTAGCAGCCCGGTAAAAACAACAAAGCCCTCTCCTGACAACAATCATGACACTGTGTGATCCCCCATGAATCCTCAAGACGGTGACTCCCCCATATACTATATGCAATGTTAGTACCATCTCTCCAGATGGTGGGGTTAACAAGAAACTTCAACACCATGTGTCTACTTGCTGTAGGTGGGAATGAAAAAAATAGAGATTTCCTCCCTTTAAACAATGGAAACATAATGTTGCCAGTCTATTTCACAGCAGACAGCATTGCACTACAGCTGCCTCGTTTTCCATTCATATTGCAAACTTTTAATATTGAAGAACAAGTTAAACTGCTAGTTTAACAGCTCCACACCAATTTGTACCAATTTCTCTGTGGGTGTGAAATTTGTAATAGGACAATGTTGCAAATTATGGTCAATCAAGTTATCACCAATATTTTAAGCATCAAAAAATGCAAATCTTTACAAAAATATACATAGACACCACAATCAAATCAATAGCTGCCCATGACATTTCACGAAGTGGACTCTCTTAGTGGCTTCTCAACACTGTTATTTTAATTATAACCATTGCCTGCTACAGGGAAAACTGACAAAAAGAGAAGTTCTTTTTAGCACTGTTGCAACATCATATTCCTGATAATTTAAGAAAACTGAACTGTGTGTAAATGAATGATTCATGCCTAAAAACAAGATGGTTACACTGTTAGTGGCCACTGGACTTGGGACTAGTCCATGACCGTGATCTGGATTTTGACCTAGATCTAGAGTGTGATCTTGACTGAGATTTGGATCTAGCTGGTTCTTTTTTTCTCGGTTCCTTTTCATATCTTGAGCTGGACTTATACTGTGTTTTAGTATCTGTTTTAGAGGTGCCTCTAGTTTTGGTGTGAGATGCAGACCTAGAACGTGATTTAGCCTTCATTTCTTTCTTGGGCTGTGACTTGGATCGTGATCTTGAATTGGACTTAGATCTTGAAAAAGATCGATTGCGGTGTTTGAACCTATCAGAATAAAGGGGAGAGAGATTTGAATATAAAAATGCTATTCTTAGACATCtagtacatttttttaaaccatttttgcaGGAGTAAATTTTTTAATCTAAAGTTAAGGATTATAGTAATCTAGTTCTGAATTTAAACGgtgtaaaatttttttttttttttacctatcATTGTCCGAACGGCTCCTGCTACGCCGAGGTCTTCCAGTAGGTCTACTGCTAAAAAGGTACATCAGAAAAAGTAAACGGTGACAAATACCTTTGTATTTATATAGATGATTAATAAGTTTAGTTTTTTTGAGATGTGCATTTGCTTTTAATTCTTTAATATGAAGCACAGAATTGTATTTCATTCAATATTTCTGTTTTGATGAAGcatgcaaaatacagtaactcccacGCATGTGATTACAAAGTGAGCATACAAAAAAAGTATTCAAAATGTTAACAACTAAATAGTCAGTATGTTTTTTCTTCTCCAACTGACTGCTGTGTAGTTGAAGTCAAACACTACACTTACTTTCTAGGACTATAAGATCTTCTATAGTTGTAATCAAAAGAACGACTTCTAGACCTCCTCCTTTCATAACTCCGGCTTCTAGATCGCCTATATCTGTCATAGTCATCATAGCGAGAAGAACTGTACACGTTTCTCCCTTCCTTGGCTTTCATTTGATTTGGAGCTGCAGAAAAATAGcaacatttaacatttttgttaaaaaaaaaaaaatcaaatgtaactTTCTAATTTCTAGATCAGTTCTCCCTGCTCCTTCCTTTGAATTTCAATTATGCATTAGTGGGGGCACCCATGTTTTCAAAAATCAATTTAACTGGGCTCAATTCCTGAGTCAAGACAATGCATTTTGATGAAGACCGGAAAGGACACATGTAAGAGATGTAAAAGTGGTTGCACACCATCTTTATGCCCCATTACTACTGTttagagcagccttggggctgctGTAAGTTGTGTCCAGTTGCCAGCTGCGAATGATGATTTGGGTAACAGAGTATTGCCTGGATGTAGCAGTGCTTCAGCCATACCCCTGCCCACATATACCAACTGGTAGTGAAGAGCTGGCTATGCTGGTTCTATCCCATTGGAGAAAGTCTTATAATCTTCAGTTGGCCTGTTAGTAGAGCTTCATGGCCCTGTTATGTCTTGATATTTCTGAATTCAGTTAAGAGGACAGTCAACTAGAAATCTAGTCAATTTTTAAAGAAATCGGCAAAAAGCTTCAAGTATTACACCCACCCCACAGTCTGCTGATTttcccagtcttttttttttttttttaaacaacgaAAAAAGTTTCTCCTTTTTGGCAGACCAACAACAGAATCTATACAGGGAAAGTGGTGAAACTGATTATACACAAGGTAAACAAGAGTGAAGTATAAACTGATTATGACCCTTTCAACCAAAATTGGCAGGAAATAGGCTTGGTCCTGTtctattttcccccccaaaagggggCAAGGGGAGATGAGAAATAGCAGCACATTACTACTACTATATTGTATTTTCCCCTTGAATTAAATGCACCCCTCATCCAAATATGAAGCAATATTGGGTATATTAACCTCACACTGCTATGCttcaaatgtatattttaaacagTTTCCAAGTTGCAATGAAGCCAGTGTCTGGAATTACACACTTGTGATGTGTGCACTAGCAGTTAACAAATGCATAGTAAAGGGTTAattcattttcctaaagaaactTAAGGCAATGTTATATCCCACTCCTCGgccaaaaaaaccacaaacattcaGGACTGAATTTTGTCCTTGCATGCatacaattcccactgacttcaaggattGCATGCAATTTTTTTGGGAGAACATAACAGGTATATTGTTTCTCTGATACTTTGTTCTGCAAGATCCTTGGGCCAACACATCAGACAAATAAGACTAAAGTTGCATATACATGTTTTAGAATACTAACATGTTACAAGTTTCTTGTAATGCATTCTTAAAATCAGCCATTTTCTGAAGAATAATACTTAATACAACCATACTAGTTCTGTTTTAGAGTTACAAAAACTGGAATAAGACTACTTACTTTCAATTATATGCTAAACTCCAAAGATTTCTTATACCATATGCCATATTAAGTGTGAAATTGATTATACATATTAAGTATCATTTTGTATTAAGAACCatcaaagcatttcattttgatgTCGAAACAAAGtaaattatataatttattagggctgttgattaatcgcagttaactttcacgattaactcaaaaaattaattgcaattaattgcactgttaaacaatagaataccaattgaaatttattaaatatttcggacttttttctacattttcaaatatattgatttctattacaacacagaatacaaagtgtacagtgttcactttatattgttttttattactattttatcatttttacagtgcaaatatttgtatttttcaattcacctcatacaagtactgtagtgcaatctctttatcctgaaagtgtaacttacaaatgcacattttttttgttacatgagtgcactcaaaaacaaaacaatgtaaaactttagagcctagaacttcttgttcagccaatcgctaagacaaacaagtttgctgtctgcttcttatttacaatgtcacctgaaagtgagaacaggcattcgcatggcacttttgtagacagcgttgcaaggtatttacatgacagatatgtcaaacattcgtatgccccttcatgtttcggccaccattccagaggacacgcttccatgctgatgatgctcgttaaaaaaaatacacctctacccagatataacgcgacctgatagaacacgaattcggacataacgcagtaaagcagtgctccgggggaggggagggggatggggctgcgcactccggcggatcaaagcaagttcgatataacgcggtttcacctataacgcagtaagattttttggctcccggggacagcgttatataggggtagagctgtaatgtgttaattacatttgactgaactccttgcggaagaattatatgtctcctgttctgttttaccttcattctgccatatatttcgttatagcagtctcagatgactcAGTACAcattcgttttaagaacactttcacagcagatttgacaaaatgcaaagaaggtaccaatgggaGATttataaaaatagctacagcactggacccaaggtttaagaatctgaagtgccgtccaaaaacTGAGAGGGACGAGACGTGGacaatgctttcagaagtcttaaaagagcaacactccaatgcggaaactacagaacccaaatcaaccttctgctggtggcatccaactcagatgatgaaaatgaacatacgttGGTCcagtctgctttggatcattattgagcagaacctgtcagaACCAgaacctctggaatggtggttgaagcatgaagggacatatgaatctttagcacatctggcacggaAATaccttgcgacgccagctacaacagtgccatgcgaacgcctgttctcactttcaggtgacattgggtgagtagcattatctcctgcaaattgtaaccaaacttgtttgtctgagcgattggcagaAGTATgaatgagtggacttgtaagctctaaagttttacatttttttgtttttgaacgcagttattttttgtacataattctacatttgtaagttcaactttcatgataaagagattgcaccacagtacttgtattaggtgaattgaaaaatactatttcttttgttttacagtgcaaatatttgtaataaaaatataaagtgagcactgtatacttcgtagtctatgttgtaattgaaatcaatagatttgaaaatgtagacaactttaaataaatatttaaggaaagggtattctattattaacaacTCAATTAGTTTTTTTTCAATCGCCTGACAGCCCtataatttatattaaaatagtGTACAGATgcttcccgacttacgcaaggcaTTCCGTTCTGACTATCCTAACATTAAGGATATAACTACATACTGATACTACACACAAAGGCACTTACTTTTCCGATCACCCTGCGCAAACTGGATTTCTATCTGACGGCCACAAATCCACTTCCGGTCCAAATTATGGAGGGCATCTTCAGCATCACGGACATCTTCAAATGTGCTAAGTGTTAAGGTACTTGGGAATTTGAGTAGTTAACAACTTCAAATTGACAGCTTTTCCTGGATTTTTTAATCTTGCTATAGGGCACACTAAAAACTGTCTCCCATTAACTGTAAGGTTGTAGGAGAATTTTTGGAGAGAGGAATACAATACAAATCTTGTGATATAGGTACAAGCAAGAGTATTTATCCTTTAGTGAACAATCACCATGTCATAGCCTTCTTTTCTCCTATACATACTGATGTATCAAAAGTAGTTAAAGAAGGTTAGTTATTAGTGATCTGATTTTCTAGGTTTGCCTTacccaaaaaaaaagggggggggggaaagagagaatgcTATCTCTTAAAATGCTTAAGCAACATTAGTAAAAAGTGAAAATTCTGCATTCATTACATTACTGTATTCATGAAACTTATTCCCCTTTTCACCTATTCCTTTAAAACTGATTATGACTTTCAGCAATTGTTACTCAAATATAGACCACCGTATTCTATTAAAGAATAACGCATATACTGAAACATTAAGCTATGGATTAGATGTTCAATAATGTAATCATCAATATCTTTAATCCATAAAACTGTTCATTGTAATTCACTTATATTCCACTGTCTAGCGGATTCGAAAGAATAAATCATCTGTATTGGTCTGCATACCAACTTCGTCCACCATCTCCTGGGTACCATATAGGTATACTTATCTTGATAAATAAACCAAGAATGAATGCATTTCATTCAAGACAGTTACAATTTCAATACCACCCACAAGTGAAATATTACAGGTTCTGTCAACAGACTAAACCAGAATAATTTATCAAGTTACCACTTACacgagaaacagaaaaaaaaactgttattCTGTAGGATACATCAGGTATGACTCCTTTAATCTTGGCCACCATTCAACTTCATCTTGACCTTTAACTCTTTAAGTGCTTGTCAGAAGGACTTGTCATGAGATGCTTGGTCAAAAATGACAGATGGCTTTATCTTTTACTTTGAAAAACAACCTTTTCCCCCTTTTGTAGATAAAGCGAAGCTTTGTCTCCCATTATGGCTTGTCCTTCTTCCAGcttttctttactttttcttttccCAAACTCTCCCTTCTCTTCAAGCCTGATCCTTAAGAGGTCTTTGGCTTGTCTACTTGCCTTAATTGTTGAACTCTACTCTAAAGGTTCTTTCATGCTTTCTCTTTGGGGTCGCCATTACTGTACAGCTTTACATTCTCTGAGGCAACAACAGAGGACAGTAAATTAGGGGACAATATTAAAGAAAGAAGTTTACCTCATTTTTTATACAAACTGCTTTTGATCAAGTGATTCCAGTTTCcatgtttttaaattaacaatgAATACCAGCCACAATTTGCTAAGCACAAGAACAAATTTACTTTCAGTATCAGTTATATTAAAAATGTGGTAGACACTTCCGAGTCAGTGATAATTGTCATTTAAATCATATAGTATCGATTTGAGTGACAGATATTCAACAAAATAGCTCTTATCTTACTGGATCTGGTTTAAAGTTTTGCAAAAAAAGTAAAGAGCAATTTGTGAGGAGTTAATCTTCGAAAAAATGGAATACACCACAATAAGACATTTAATAGAAACAACACAAAAGTAAACTGCTTTTTCATTTAGATTTGTTACCTCATACACAAACTTGAATTTCAAACTTCAACACCCCTCACTAATCAGCCATCTGAAGAAAGGATATTGAACGTAAGCAAATCCTCTTGGACGACGAGTGTAGAAATCAAGTGGAACGTACACATCAACTATTGGCCCATAACGACCGAACTCACGACGCAAGTCTTCAGACCTGAAATaccataaatacatttttatatattctcTGACTTTTTACATTTAAGTtgcaaactgaaatatttaaagaaacTACTGAAAAATCTTGAATCAAATAATATGGCCaaagcatgctttcagaactaACTAGATGATGAAGtacaaaaaaactaaaaaaaattcggAGTAATCTTGTGATAAAATTAATCAGAATAAATTAAAAACCTGGTCTGAATCATACATCAACTATAGGGGCTTCGCTAAAACTCCCAAGGTGTTTAGAATCTTGGAATAATTAAAATTTTATGCTAGCACCTTGGAATCTGAAAACTCAGTGTAATTCAATATTGGGCAAGTGTAAATGGAGAAAATACATAACATGTAATGGTGTATTTAGTAAACAGTACCGAATTATTGAAGGTGGGtgggaaagaagaagaaacagcAGATCTGGtacaaaaaaattaagaaaaagctTCTCTAAGACTTCTAATTCCACATTTTTGCACCATGAAAACAGAAAGTTACAACATTTGGAAACTCAAGAACCTCAAAAATAATCATTCTATCTCACAAGGTGAATTTCAGACACATCAAACAACAAAACTAGTCTAAAGCAGCCATTCAAACCGCTAAGAGTTAATTGCTTCATGGAGGTGATCTAACAAAAAAAGAGTATAATTCTGTTCAATAGGTCTATCGCTATTTGGAATCATCCGCTCTTCCCCTCCAACATCATCAACTCTCTCATACAGATTTCATTGAATGTTATTTTATATGCATAAAATAGTAATGGCTGGGAAAGTCAATGATGAAAAgttaccactatttatctctcttccTCACAGTCTGGGGAAGAATGCATGACACACACCAGTCATAAGAACACAGGAGGTAAACAAAGATTCAATAGGAAAACTCAACATCATGGTATGGGTACAAAGGGCAGAGTTTTCACAGTATGTTACAGAAAGGGACCAAATAGGTTCCCCATTCTCTTCAAAATTTATATGTAATAGTTTTCTTCCTCAACTGTTCTGGTCATTAAATAAATTTCACTCTAAAACTAATCACAAGTATAATCACGGAGGAAAGACAGATGATCACACAAAAAAAGCTTTCACACATAACCTGTTTCCAATTCAGAACTATCAGTATCATAGGGAAAAAATGCAACTCCTACTCCATTCCATCATTTCTACTTCAATGTTATTTATTGCATGACTCCTTTAGGGTAGATTATTTTCCTGACAGCAAGTTAAACAACATATCCTTAGACCTTAATCCTGCATTCCACAAAAGCAACACTCTTACTGACTTAAATAGGATTTATAGAGAAATCTCTGACCTTTAATATATAAATGTACTTAATACAAACTACATCCTCAAAAACACTTTAACGTAACAAATAAAAACGACAACGTTTATAATAAGTGTCAGAAGGATATATCAAGAAGGTATCAGGGAGATGTGATAGAATAAGCAGTTTGCTAAAAATACCCAGACTACAAATGAGAAAAATATATGTTGTACTTCCACTGCTTGATGAAATAAAAGTTACAGCAGTCTTATGTATTTGGAACGTGGACACTTTT from the Emys orbicularis isolate rEmyOrb1 chromosome 23, rEmyOrb1.hap1, whole genome shotgun sequence genome contains:
- the SRSF10 gene encoding serine/arginine-rich splicing factor 10 — encoded protein: MSRYLRPPNTSLFVRNVADDTRSEDLRREFGRYGPIVDVYVPLDFYTRRPRGFAYVQFEDVRDAEDALHNLDRKWICGRQIEIQFAQGDRKTPNQMKAKEGRNVYSSSRYDDYDRYRRSRSRSYERRRSRSRSFDYNYRRSYSPRNSRPTGRPRRSRSRSDNDRFKHRNRSFSRSKSNSRSRSKSQPKKEMKAKSRSRSASHTKTRGTSKTDTKTQYKSSSRYEKEPRKKEPARSKSQSRSHSRSRSKSRSRSWTSPKSSGH